The DNA region GCAATGCGCTGCTTTGGGAAAGCGATCCCGTGAGTATAATTATGGAAGAGGGCGAAACCCGCACGTTTACGGCGCGTATAACAAATGTCGGCGGCGTGGGAACTTCGTTTGCGATAGAAAATCTTCCGTCGTGGCTTACGGTAAATGCAAGCGCGGGCAATTTGCAACCATTGGCAAGCAGGGATTTGACATTCACCACCCGCGCGGGCATAAACATCGGCAACTATGAAACCGCTATAGGGCTTTCGAGCGGAAACGGAATTGTCGAAATGCTGCCAGTGCAACTGCAAATTACAGGGGAACGTCCCGACTGGATTGTAAATCCGAACGATTTCACTTCTTCGATGAATATTTTGGGACAAATAAAAATTGACGGAGTGTTCCGCGAAAATTCACAAGATATTTTGGCGGCGTTTATCGGCGAACAATGCGTCGGTATCGGCTCGCCCGTCTTTGTGGAAGAGATGAACGCATGGTTTGTATTCTTCACGATTTACGGCAATGCGCAACACAACGGACAAGCGCTTACGTTCAAACTTTGGGACGCTGCAACGGGACGGATTTTCCCGCAAATGGAGACCTCCGTGCCGAATATTCGTTTTGCGCCTTTGACTGTTATCGGCTCGGTGGTGTCGCCTGTGATATTCGACGCGGCAAACGTTTCGCAGCAGATTATTAACTTGCAAAGCGGCTGGAACTGGATTTCGGCGAATGTTCTGAACAGCAACCCGACAATCTTTGCGCAAATGCAATCGTCGCTTTCAACGGCAGGTGTGTTGATTAAAGGTCAGAGCAGTTTTGTTCAACAAGGCGCAAGCAACTGGATAGGCACTTTGAGCAATATCTCCGAGAAAAGTATGTATCAAGTCAATGTTGTTCGCAATCACGCCTTGGCTCTTACGGGAACGCCCGCCAATCCTGCGGCAACACAGATCAGCGTTGACGACGGCTGGAACTGGATTTCGTATATTCCGTCGTTTTCTCTGCCTGTAAACAACGCGCTTGCAGGGCTTAACGCACAAATCGGCGATATTATCAAGAGCCAAACGGGCTTTTCTATGTATGTAGGAGCGAGCGGCTGGGTCGGAACGCTGGAATTTATGCAAGCAGGGCAGGGTTATATGTATTTCTCAAATAACGCAGCGCCGCAAACATTTGTTTATCCGTCTCAGGCATCGCAAATAACAGCGAGAACGTCGAGATCCTCGTCCGTTGAGCCGCGCTGGACAACAGACCCGCGCCGTTTTGCAAGCACTATGACAATAACGGCAGTTGTGGCGAACACAGGCGTTGAAGCGCGCAGCGACAAAATTGAAATCGGCGCATTCAGCGGAAATGAAGTTCGCGGCTCTGCGTTTTTGCAATTCGTTCCGAGCTTGAACAGATACGTCGCATTCTTAATGGTTTACGGCGAGGGCGGCGAGAGCATACAATTCAGAGTATTCGACCATTCGCAAAACAGAGAAATCGCAGCAAATAATTCGGCAATACCTTTTGTTGCCGATGCGTTCTATGGAATACCTGATTTCTACGCCGTCTGCCTCGGACACGATTGGAGCGATTGGAATACCTCTTGGAATCTTCTTTCTGCGGCAACTTGCACCGTTGAGGGAATGATAACGAGCGCGAGAACTTGTAATACCTGCGGAAATTCGGGAAATCTTGTGCGCTTAATCCCCAGATTATCGAATTGCGAAGAAGCACAAAGAATCGAAAGGTCGCAATTCGGCGGCATAGTTCTCGAAGATGCGATAGTGTCCCGCCCGATAACATTTGAGGTAATTACACCCGAGCCGTCGGAGATCAGAATTATGATTTATGATAATTTGGGCAACCTTGTGTTTGACGGCGGATTGACTTGGAATTTGAGAAACACAGCAGGACGATACGTCGCCAACGGTTCATATTTGGTAGTTGCCGAAGCAATAAGCGAAAGCGGCAAAATTTATATGTACACCGCCAAAATCGGCGTAAGAAGATAAGATAAATTGTAGAGACGCGATGCTCGCGTCTCCTTAAAAACGAATGAAAGGAAAAGACCGATGAAAAATTTAACAATATTAACAGGGGCATTTTGCCTTTTGGCAACATTCGCCTGCTCAAGCGGCGGCGGTGGCGGAACAAGCGTGCCCAATCACACGGTTTACTTTGCAACCGCAGAAATATCGTGTTCGGATTGCCAACCGGTAACAGTACCGAGCGGAACAGAAATAACCTTGCCGACTCCGACAAAAAGCGGATTTGCGTTTAACGGCTGGCATAACGAGGATTACAGCGTCAGATACGGCGGCGGCGGAGACAATTTCAAGGTAACCAAAGACGTGGATATGTTCCCGGAATTTCAGGATTAGTTTTTCAAAATTCGACATTTCCCACAGAGACAAGGCGCTACGCCTTGTCTCTTTTCGCATTAAATCCCATTATTCAAAAAATCGCCTAACTGCAAAATTTTTATTCCGTTTACATTTCCTTGCGCAAACGGTTCGGTTGTAATAATGAATTTTGGAAAATTATCGTTAATGTTTTCCAAAGAAGCAAATTCTCTGCTTTGAGTGCTTTCGAGTTCCATTTTTAAGCAAACTTGAATATAATTTGTATCTCCGTCTTTTTGAGCGACGAAATCTATTTCCAAATCGCCTATTTTGCCTACATAAACCGAATATCCGCGGCGTTTCAGTTCCAAAAACACAAGGTTTTCCAAAATATTTCCAATGTATTTGCTTTGAAATCCATAGCGAATAAACATAAATGAATGGTCGGCGAGATAAAACTTTTCGTTTATTTTCAATAATTCTTTTCCGCAAACGTCAAATCTGGAAACTCTGTAAACAATGTATGCGGTTTCGAGCGTTTTTATGTAATTGTCCACCGTTTCAACGTTTATATTTACTTTCTCGCTCTTGAAATAATCGGAAATTCTTTTTGAGTTAACTAAATTTCCGACATGCAACCGCGCTTGATTACGACATAAGCGCTAAAACCACTAAAGAATTTTTTGCAATCGTTCAAAATAAATTGCATTATGCAACACATAAACAAACAGCGGCAGAACTTATTTATGATAGAGCAAACGCAGGAAGTATTTCGGCAGAAATAGCAAAAAATCACGCAGAAAGCGAATTTGAGAAATATCGAATAGTGCAAGATAATATTTTTATGAGTGATTATGACAGATATGTGGAGCGGCTATTAGAAATGGAAAAGAAGAAATAAAAGGAAATGTTAATGAAAAAAAACGCAAAACCAAATAAAAAAATCGATTTCTCATTAGAAACCATAGATGTTTGGGTAAGCAAACGTCCGTCGCTTGTAAGGATTATTTACGACAGCGTAAGGGTGTTTTTGCTTGAACATTGTACAATGCGCGCTACCGCGCTTTCGTATATACTGCTTATGGCGTCAATTCCGTTTTTAATTTTACTGACTTCAATAAGTTTATCGCTTGGCGTGGGCGACCTTTTTATAAACCATTTGCCGCGCCTTTTGCCTGAAATGCTCGAAAAAATTACGCCGTACATAAACAAAACTTTGAGTATGTTTATTCCCGACAGCGACATTGAATTAAATACATTAACCAACGTAATTTTGGAAAATGTTATGCCGTTTCTGCTTCAGGCGCAGGATATCCCCTTAGGCTCGCTGGGAATTATAGGCGGTTTTGCACTGCTTTTTACATTTTTATCGGCAATAGACGCAGTAGAAACAAATATGAATATTGTTTGGGGGGTAAACGAAACCCGCAATTACGGACAAAAAGCTGTTATTTTTATTCCGTTTTTGCTTTTGTTTGCCGGCGGAATAGGCATTTTCAGCGTGTTTTTGCGTGTTATGCGTGATATTTTAGAAACTATTTTGACTCAACACCTGCCGTTTGGAACTTTCGGCGGATTACTTGTAAATTTGGGATTTCTTCTCGTTTTACCTGTTATGATATTGTTTGCATTGTGGCTTTTATATTGTTATATGCCTTATTTGCCTCAAAAAAGCTTTTGGCAAGCCGCGCGCGAAAAAACAAAAGAAAGATGGCTTCCCGCCGCTATTTCTGCTGTTTTCACGTTTGTAGCCTTAATGCTTTTCGGAGGAGCAATGGTGTTTTTACAGGCAAATATGCTCGCAAAATGGTCGCTTTTTTACGGCTCGCTTGCGTTTTTGCCAATGCTTATGTTCCTTTTATTCGGATTTTGGAGCATAGTGCTTTTTGGAAATGTGCTTTGTTGGCGCATAACAAACAAAAAACAATCCCCCTCGTTTTTTTTGGAAAGAATAGCAAGTTTAGCAAAACATTAACGCTACCTCAACACCTCAATACTGCGAGAAAGAGTATTCCCCCCTTATCCTCTTTATATAAGGTAGGTGTTTTTCTGAAATTTTTTTGAAAAAACACAATAATTTAATACTTAATTCTCGATAATCTCTCTGCCGTACTATCGCCTTTTATGAAATCTATCGGCGGAATTTCTACGAGCGTCCGACAGCCGAAGTCGCCGCTTTCTTTTGCGCGTCCTGCCGCACGGGCGCAATTATACATCGCAGTTGCCGTCATTATTGAATTGTCGCCTACAAGATTTACCTGCGCTTTGGCGTTAGCGTCTTCGCGCGTTATTATGCCGCCGTGCCTGCGTGTATCGTGCGAAAATATGCTGTCAACAAAAAACACGTGGCTGTCGTCGTTTTTGAAATAATCGTGCGCCAAAATATCGCGAGTTATACTTTCACGAACGGCTTCGGCTTCGAGCGCAGGTGTTTTTTCGATATATACCTCGCGCCTCTGAAGCCCCGGTTTTGCACCCGGTAAAGTCAGAGAAACCGCCTCTTTTATCCCGTTATGAATGGACTTTACAACTGTTGTATGCCCCATACTTCGTCCCGGACCGAAAGTTGTTATTGTTTCGCCGCCTTGCACAACCAACCCAAGCAAAGAGCGCTGAATAGAGTCAAAACCCGGGTCCCAGCCCGAGCCGATTATTGAAACCGCCTTGTGTTTTTTCGCAATAACGTCCAAATGTTCGCGATATTTCACTATTTCTTTATGATTATCAAAACAATCGACCGTGGATATTGAGAGTTTCAGGTATTTTTCTACATCTTCCATTACGCAATGACTTGGTGCGGTACAGAGAATTACATCGGGCTTTACGGGCAATTTATGCACGTCTCCTGCCACTGCTATGCCATCCAACACATTGTCTTTGGGATTTCGGCGAATTATTCCTACAAGTTCCATATCGCAGTCTGCAAGTTTTGCCGCTTCTTTATGCACAAGTGATATTGCATTACCTATATTTCCCCAACTGCTTATCGCTATTTTGATTTTTTCCATTTTTGCTCCTTAAAAAAATTTTTTGTCTCGATTTTTCTTAAAAATACGTTATTTCACCACCTCATAAGCGGCAAATAGTATATTATTTACAACATAGCGTGCTATCAGGGTTGTAAGGCTGTTGTCAAAAAATCTTCAAAAATCTTGTTTTTGTTATTTTTTAACCCAATTATTCTAACTGAAAGGAGAATAATTATGATAGTTTTATCTAAAGATATGGAAGTCGGCGTCAAGAAAATTGATGACCAACACAGAGAATTAATTGATAGGATAAACGCTGTTACATCAATGGGCGTAAAGTCTGTATCAACCGAAGAGACGTTAAAAACCATTAACCTGCTGGGTGATTATATCGTTAAGCATTTTAACGACGAAGAAAATCTGCAAATTCAAAGCGGATACCCCGATTACGCCGTGCACAAAAAACAACACGA from Chitinivibrionia bacterium includes:
- a CDS encoding InlB B-repeat-containing protein, translated to MKNLTILTGAFCLLATFACSSGGGGGTSVPNHTVYFATAEISCSDCQPVTVPSGTEITLPTPTKSGFAFNGWHNEDYSVRYGGGGDNFKVTKDVDMFPEFQD
- a CDS encoding DUF4143 domain-containing protein, which translates into the protein MDNYIKTLETAYIVYRVSRFDVCGKELLKINEKFYLADHSFMFIRYGFQSKYIGNILENLVFLELKRRGYSVYVGKIGDLEIDFVAQKDGDTNYIQVCLKMELESTQSREFASLENINDNFPKFIITTEPFAQGNVNGIKILQLGDFLNNGI
- a CDS encoding YihY/virulence factor BrkB family protein, giving the protein MKKNAKPNKKIDFSLETIDVWVSKRPSLVRIIYDSVRVFLLEHCTMRATALSYILLMASIPFLILLTSISLSLGVGDLFINHLPRLLPEMLEKITPYINKTLSMFIPDSDIELNTLTNVILENVMPFLLQAQDIPLGSLGIIGGFALLFTFLSAIDAVETNMNIVWGVNETRNYGQKAVIFIPFLLLFAGGIGIFSVFLRVMRDILETILTQHLPFGTFGGLLVNLGFLLVLPVMILFALWLLYCYMPYLPQKSFWQAAREKTKERWLPAAISAVFTFVALMLFGGAMVFLQANMLAKWSLFYGSLAFLPMLMFLLFGFWSIVLFGNVLCWRITNKKQSPSFFLERIASLAKH
- a CDS encoding diaminopimelate dehydrogenase; protein product: MEKIKIAISSWGNIGNAISLVHKEAAKLADCDMELVGIIRRNPKDNVLDGIAVAGDVHKLPVKPDVILCTAPSHCVMEDVEKYLKLSISTVDCFDNHKEIVKYREHLDVIAKKHKAVSIIGSGWDPGFDSIQRSLLGLVVQGGETITTFGPGRSMGHTTVVKSIHNGIKEAVSLTLPGAKPGLQRREVYIEKTPALEAEAVRESITRDILAHDYFKNDDSHVFFVDSIFSHDTRRHGGIITREDANAKAQVNLVGDNSIMTATAMYNCARAAGRAKESGDFGCRTLVEIPPIDFIKGDSTAERLSRIKY
- a CDS encoding bacteriohemerythrin, producing the protein MIVLSKDMEVGVKKIDDQHRELIDRINAVTSMGVKSVSTEETLKTINLLGDYIVKHFNDEENLQIQSGYPDYAVHKKQHELLIAEYKKIKNAFEAEGPSIKFTLDLNKSLVEWIVRHIKSVDIKFGKYYNAQNK